One window of Sphingobacteriales bacterium genomic DNA carries:
- a CDS encoding superoxide dismutase: MNLKKIVLLTIASLLFVFSPNLQSQTKFTLPDLAYEFNALEPFIDSTTMNIHYSKHHAGYVNNLNNAIKDTEAANLSLEDIFKNMSKFSTAIRNNAGGHYNHTLFWSILTPEKNTMPSDRLSQAIQHHFNGLDSLKIKLNAAAASRFGSGWAWLIVTPEKKLAITSTPNQDNPLMDIAEVKGVPILGIDVWEHAYYLKYQNKRGDYLSALWNVINWNEVSRLFDVANPKGKFDDWPAIKDFHKVMAQTFHPSEEGNLNPIKTRIGEMVLKAETLKTSKIPAEFSSKEMMSAINQLINDSKKLQKMIDKKGTTDSEITKALSALHDVFHTIVGLCSDEHNH, encoded by the coding sequence ATGAATCTCAAAAAAATAGTTTTGTTGACAATTGCCTCTCTTTTGTTTGTATTTTCTCCAAACCTTCAATCACAAACAAAATTTACACTTCCGGACTTGGCCTATGAATTTAATGCGCTTGAACCTTTTATTGATTCAACTACAATGAATATTCATTATTCAAAGCATCATGCAGGTTATGTGAACAACCTGAACAACGCCATCAAAGACACGGAAGCCGCAAACTTATCTCTTGAAGATATTTTCAAAAACATGTCAAAATTCAGCACTGCTATTCGTAACAATGCCGGTGGACATTACAATCACACTTTGTTTTGGAGTATCCTGACTCCTGAAAAAAACACAATGCCTTCAGACAGACTAAGTCAGGCTATTCAACATCATTTTAACGGTTTGGACAGTCTGAAAATAAAACTAAACGCGGCAGCCGCCTCGAGATTTGGTTCAGGATGGGCTTGGTTAATTGTTACTCCGGAAAAAAAGTTAGCCATTACCTCGACTCCCAATCAAGACAACCCATTAATGGATATTGCAGAAGTAAAAGGTGTTCCTATATTGGGTATAGATGTTTGGGAACATGCTTACTATCTCAAATATCAAAATAAAAGAGGGGATTACCTAAGTGCATTATGGAATGTGATTAACTGGAACGAAGTCAGCAGATTGTTTGACGTTGCTAATCCAAAAGGGAAATTTGATGATTGGCCGGCTATCAAAGATTTTCACAAAGTCATGGCCCAAACTTTTCATCCAAGTGAAGAAGGAAACTTAAACCCTATTAAAACCAGAATTGGTGAAATGGTTTTAAAAGCCGAAACTCTAAAAACATCCAAAATACCGGCTGAGTTTAGCAGTAAAGAAATGATGAGTGCTATTAATCAATTAATAAATGACAGTAAAAAACTGCAAAAAATGATTGATAAAAAAGGAACTACGGATTCCGAAATCACTAAAGCCTTATCCGCTTTGCATGATGTTTTCCATACTATTGTTGGCTTATGTTCAGACGAACACAACCATTAA
- a CDS encoding SDR family NAD(P)-dependent oxidoreductase has translation MFRLTALYPYKRAFITGAASGLGLALCKQLAYDRWHIGVNDINDKKLDETVKIIETLGGKAFAYCFDVSDAAAYEDAATDFIQKAGGIDLLVNNAGISGFVGNMESCSIPDWQWIIGINLMGVIHGCHYFIPAMKNQGYGYVLNIASAAGFVNPPNMSGYNVTKAAVISLSESLFTELKPFNIKVSVSITTFFKTNIMQHSKGNPELVKRGEKMVSKSKIKADDMAVTLLNSCGNYEFLLIYPFQSRFLFNLKRFSPKFFRWILSKISG, from the coding sequence ATGTTTCGTCTAACTGCGCTTTATCCATATAAACGAGCTTTTATTACAGGTGCTGCCTCAGGTCTTGGGCTTGCATTGTGCAAACAACTGGCATACGACCGCTGGCATATCGGTGTAAACGACATCAATGATAAAAAATTAGATGAAACAGTAAAAATAATAGAAACACTCGGCGGAAAAGCATTTGCCTATTGCTTTGATGTTTCTGATGCGGCAGCATACGAAGATGCCGCAACCGATTTTATACAAAAAGCCGGAGGTATAGATTTGTTGGTTAATAATGCCGGAATATCAGGCTTTGTGGGAAATATGGAATCTTGTTCTATCCCTGATTGGCAATGGATTATTGGAATCAATTTGATGGGAGTTATTCACGGATGTCATTATTTTATTCCTGCTATGAAAAATCAGGGTTATGGCTATGTGCTCAACATAGCAAGCGCTGCCGGTTTTGTCAACCCTCCCAATATGTCCGGTTACAATGTTACAAAAGCTGCTGTTATTTCGCTGTCTGAATCCTTATTTACAGAACTGAAACCTTTTAATATCAAAGTATCTGTTTCTATCACCACGTTTTTTAAAACTAATATTATGCAACATAGCAAAGGAAACCCTGAATTGGTGAAACGCGGTGAAAAAATGGTTTCCAAATCAAAAATAAAAGCAGACGATATGGCTGTTACACTTCTGAATAGCTGTGGAAACTATGAGTTTCTGCTGATATATCCATTTCAATCCCGTTTTTTATTTAACCTTAAACGATTTTCTCCGAAATTTTTTCGCTGGATTTTGTCTAAAATTTCCGGTTAG
- a CDS encoding AAA family ATPase → MNKISSIQLEKLIATIFNAKDLEGNLYINSRIPALAILRLSVQFPSLNMAAEDIILLYDKNAGSFNQGFLLTTRNIHFAKGYLPFNELEKLFDLEGKLMLELPDMSDELKSKVSQLLVSIADYDDSKDMNIHRFGKKSEGTQIPTNGVEVEVKLNNQNTQQAMENDLIDEEFLQLLKHEADIYMDACRHLDNDKTFKQTVQKMSNTTDIIVNDPSARELFAQDAIKLYEMCSEIDRKITRREQFALAYLFERLINNSDMATGLKLTRINEMIQNPVFPQRITQLRDFKIFNVKSEYPEELLLPVILSRLEHDLFSTISAQLYRFASLILKADGNVIAEEEELLKKVWNLTHKPKKATPNVKQTEVDDHESLDEVIAELNELIGLKNIKEEIKTLINFLKIQKIREEKGLATQDRALHSVFMGPPGTGKTTIARLVGRIYKHLGFLKRGHLVETDRAGLVAGYIGQTALKVDEIVKTALDGVLFIDEAYALSRGGEDKRDFGNEAIEALLKRMEDHRKQLVVIVAGYPDEMETFIKSNPGLQSRFNRYYFFNHYTPEELVQIFKLFASKADFKLDEEAEEKLLFIFEKVCTDRPFNFGNARVSRNLFEKCIERQANRIVGIAPLTEDILITLTEADIPPVNETVKEILVFDPKKKSYEQQPDLSQINEVINKLIPQQHNEEPKEEEKPPETKQTDE, encoded by the coding sequence ATGAATAAAATTTCTTCAATACAGTTAGAAAAACTGATTGCGACCATCTTTAACGCTAAAGATCTGGAAGGCAATTTATATATCAATTCCAGAATTCCAGCATTGGCTATATTGCGCCTGTCTGTTCAGTTTCCATCTCTCAATATGGCGGCTGAAGATATTATTTTACTGTATGATAAAAATGCGGGTAGTTTTAATCAAGGTTTTTTGCTAACAACCAGAAATATCCATTTTGCTAAAGGATATTTGCCCTTTAATGAATTGGAAAAACTATTTGATTTAGAAGGCAAATTGATGCTTGAACTGCCTGATATGTCTGATGAATTGAAAAGCAAAGTGTCGCAATTGCTTGTTTCTATAGCAGATTATGACGACAGTAAAGATATGAATATCCACCGATTTGGCAAGAAAAGTGAAGGCACACAAATTCCTACAAACGGCGTAGAAGTTGAGGTTAAACTGAATAACCAGAATACTCAACAAGCTATGGAAAACGATCTGATAGACGAAGAATTTCTCCAATTGCTCAAACACGAAGCAGATATTTATATGGATGCCTGCCGTCATTTGGACAATGACAAGACGTTTAAACAAACTGTTCAGAAAATGAGCAACACGACAGACATCATTGTCAATGACCCAAGTGCCCGGGAGTTGTTTGCTCAGGATGCCATTAAACTATATGAGATGTGCAGCGAAATTGATCGCAAAATCACCAGGCGCGAACAGTTTGCTCTTGCCTATTTGTTTGAACGGTTAATTAACAATTCAGATATGGCAACGGGTTTAAAACTCACCCGAATAAACGAAATGATACAAAACCCCGTATTCCCTCAAAGAATTACACAATTGCGTGACTTCAAAATATTTAATGTAAAAAGTGAATATCCGGAAGAGCTGCTTTTGCCGGTTATCTTGTCGAGGCTCGAACATGATTTGTTTTCAACAATCTCGGCACAACTTTACCGTTTTGCTTCACTCATTCTTAAGGCAGATGGCAATGTCATTGCAGAAGAAGAGGAATTACTCAAAAAAGTCTGGAATTTGACTCATAAGCCCAAGAAAGCGACTCCTAATGTGAAACAAACAGAAGTGGATGACCACGAGTCATTAGATGAGGTTATTGCTGAACTTAACGAACTTATTGGATTAAAAAACATTAAAGAGGAAATCAAAACCCTGATTAATTTTTTAAAAATTCAGAAAATCAGGGAGGAGAAAGGCCTTGCTACACAAGACCGTGCCCTTCATTCGGTGTTTATGGGCCCTCCCGGAACCGGTAAAACTACAATAGCCCGATTAGTTGGCAGAATTTATAAACATCTTGGATTTTTAAAACGCGGTCATTTAGTCGAAACTGACCGGGCAGGATTAGTCGCAGGATATATTGGTCAAACAGCTTTAAAAGTAGATGAAATTGTAAAAACGGCCTTAGATGGTGTTTTGTTTATTGACGAGGCTTATGCCTTGAGCAGAGGCGGTGAAGACAAGCGTGATTTTGGAAACGAAGCTATCGAAGCTTTGTTAAAAAGAATGGAAGACCACCGAAAACAATTGGTGGTAATTGTTGCCGGTTATCCGGACGAAATGGAAACTTTTATCAAATCCAATCCCGGACTTCAATCTCGTTTTAACCGTTACTATTTTTTCAATCATTATACTCCGGAAGAACTTGTACAGATTTTCAAACTTTTTGCTTCTAAAGCCGATTTCAAATTAGATGAAGAAGCCGAAGAAAAACTTCTCTTTATTTTTGAAAAAGTATGTACAGACCGACCCTTTAATTTTGGCAATGCCCGTGTTTCGCGAAATTTATTTGAAAAATGTATTGAACGGCAAGCCAACAGGATTGTCGGAATTGCTCCACTCACCGAAGATATACTCATCACTTTAACTGAAGCGGATATTCCACCGGTCAATGAGACGGTTAAAGAAATACTGGTATTTGACCCTAAGAAAAAGAGTTATGAACAACAACCTGATTTGTCTCAAATTAACGAAGTCATCAATAAACTGATCCCTCAACAACATAATGAAGAGCCAAAGGAAGAAGAAAAACCACCTGAAACCAAACAGACTGACGAATAG
- a CDS encoding DUF1036 domain-containing protein, with amino-acid sequence MMIRILLTSIFILFFSLPTYAQLFCTNESANPVWLAVAYNQIKKTNSLDTSPEEVWVSEGWIYLKVGQTAQLTTHIGFDRIEGNKTNFYYYAYQPVEEGKEWRGNRKFLVDVDPEEVDPFLFKTKILYANMPEKYRHRKSVQFKPFKMATNITQGFYTIVLKQDDRNEPPIVIE; translated from the coding sequence ATGATGATAAGGATTCTTCTAACCTCGATATTCATTTTATTTTTTAGCCTTCCTACTTACGCACAATTGTTTTGTACAAATGAATCGGCAAATCCGGTTTGGTTGGCGGTTGCCTACAATCAAATAAAAAAAACTAATTCACTCGACACATCGCCGGAAGAAGTATGGGTAAGTGAGGGATGGATCTACCTCAAAGTTGGTCAAACAGCACAGTTAACCACTCATATTGGATTTGATCGTATTGAGGGAAACAAAACCAACTTTTACTATTATGCTTACCAACCGGTTGAAGAGGGTAAAGAATGGCGTGGAAACAGAAAGTTTTTAGTGGATGTTGACCCTGAGGAAGTGGACCCCTTTTTGTTTAAAACCAAAATATTATATGCCAACATGCCTGAAAAATACCGTCATCGTAAAAGTGTCCAATTTAAACCTTTTAAAATGGCAACCAATATAACCCAGGGGTTTTATACAATCGTATTAAAACAGGATGATCGCAATGAGCCACCTATTGTGATAGAATAG
- a CDS encoding transposase, with the protein MYNAAGEPRARVALAGFEQTWGKKYPGIARAWEQEWANLMVFMDFGANIRRMIYTTNPVEGLHRQIRKVTKSKGSWVNDKALVKQIYLILIYGRGGWKTKVTNWTSVSHELRTRLKTVLQSMWMFN; encoded by the coding sequence ATATACAATGCTGCCGGCGAACCCAGAGCGAGAGTAGCCTTAGCAGGTTTTGAGCAAACCTGGGGAAAGAAATATCCCGGTATCGCAAGGGCTTGGGAACAAGAATGGGCAAATTTAATGGTGTTTATGGATTTCGGAGCAAATATCCGCCGAATGATTTATACGACTAATCCTGTGGAAGGTTTGCACCGGCAAATACGCAAAGTAACGAAAAGCAAAGGTTCATGGGTAAACGACAAGGCTTTAGTCAAACAAATTTATCTCATCCTGATATATGGGAGAGGCGGGTGGAAAACTAAAGTTACAAATTGGACCTCAGTATCACACGAATTGCGTACCCGCTTGAAGACCGTTTTACAAAGCATGTGGATGTTTAACTAA
- a CDS encoding IS256 family transposase translates to MSTQITEIKILIMKKDKRESRSASPLEDFDYPSFEKEAIKRLTSGDRLLGKEGVLTGMVQRLVNAALSGEIDNHIKTDRSQGVSNRRNGYTSKTLNTELGAVQISPPRDRRGEFSPIIVGKWERELGTGLEQQVLMMYAYGNSYRDIQLQLMELYGVEFGVSWITEITDQVHAEVSSWQQRALLPFYVVVYLDGIYYTSRESGRSAKRAVYSVYGIDAEGNRDVLGIYVRNTEGASEWGLILEDLKKRGVEDVLFFCIDGLSGLDEAILSVFPQSFVQRCIVHMLRSSTKFVARKDIKQVSADLKRYTMLPANPERE, encoded by the coding sequence GTGTCAACACAAATTACAGAAATAAAAATTTTAATTATGAAAAAGGACAAGAGAGAAAGTAGATCAGCTTCCCCATTGGAAGACTTTGATTATCCGTCATTTGAAAAAGAAGCGATAAAACGCCTCACGTCTGGGGATCGGTTATTAGGCAAAGAAGGCGTATTAACGGGTATGGTACAGCGTTTGGTGAATGCAGCTTTATCAGGCGAGATAGACAACCACATCAAGACCGACCGTTCGCAGGGTGTTAGCAATCGCAGGAACGGCTATACTTCGAAGACCTTAAACACGGAGTTAGGGGCAGTGCAGATTTCGCCTCCTCGGGACAGGCGTGGCGAGTTCAGTCCGATTATTGTAGGGAAATGGGAGCGTGAATTGGGTACAGGCTTAGAGCAACAGGTTCTGATGATGTATGCTTATGGGAACAGTTATCGGGATATTCAGCTGCAACTTATGGAGCTATACGGTGTAGAGTTTGGGGTATCGTGGATAACAGAGATAACAGACCAGGTACATGCGGAGGTGTCATCGTGGCAGCAGCGCGCCTTATTACCCTTTTATGTGGTGGTCTATTTAGACGGCATTTATTACACAAGTCGGGAAAGTGGTCGGTCAGCTAAGAGAGCTGTTTATTCGGTCTATGGAATAGACGCAGAGGGAAATCGGGATGTATTGGGCATTTACGTTCGCAATACAGAGGGGGCTTCTGAGTGGGGTCTGATTCTGGAAGACTTAAAAAAACGAGGTGTTGAAGATGTGCTATTCTTTTGTATAGACGGGCTTAGCGGTTTAGATGAGGCCATACTTTCGGTTTTTCCTCAATCCTTCGTCCAACGCTGTATTGTCCATATGCTCCGCAGCAGCACTAAATTTGTTGCCAGAAAAGATATTAAGCAAGTCAGTGCAGACCTTAAAAGATATACAATGCTGCCGGCGAACCCAGAGCGAGAGTAG
- the mdh gene encoding malate dehydrogenase, with product MKISVIGAGNVGATCADVVARGNYANEVVLLDIKEGLSEGKSLDIWQTAPISYYSTRMIGVTNDYSATAGSDITIITSGIPRKPGMSRDDLIGTNAGIVKSVTENVVKHSPNTIIIVVSNPLDVMSYCAYLTSGFDPKRVMGMAGILDTARYRAFLAAELGISPKDIQAVLMGGHGDTMVPLPRYTTVAGIPVTELVEAGKLAAIVDRTTNGGAELVKLMGTSAWYAPGAAAAQMAESIAHDEKRIFPCCVYLQGQYGLNEIFLGVPVVLGKSGIEKIIELDLNEEEKSLLNSSAASVKSVMDVLDGMKLFG from the coding sequence ATGAAAATATCTGTAATTGGAGCAGGAAATGTTGGGGCAACCTGTGCAGACGTTGTAGCGCGAGGAAATTATGCAAACGAAGTGGTTTTGTTAGACATCAAAGAGGGGTTATCAGAAGGTAAAAGTTTAGATATTTGGCAAACAGCTCCTATAAGCTATTATTCTACCCGAATGATAGGCGTAACAAACGATTATAGTGCAACTGCAGGATCTGATATTACCATCATTACTTCAGGAATACCACGCAAACCTGGTATGAGCCGGGATGATTTAATCGGTACTAACGCAGGAATTGTAAAAAGCGTTACAGAAAATGTTGTCAAACATTCTCCAAATACCATAATTATAGTTGTTTCAAATCCGTTGGATGTTATGAGTTATTGTGCCTACTTAACCTCGGGTTTTGACCCCAAAAGAGTTATGGGCATGGCCGGAATTTTAGATACCGCACGTTATCGTGCATTTTTAGCTGCTGAACTTGGAATATCTCCCAAAGATATACAGGCTGTATTGATGGGTGGACATGGCGATACAATGGTACCACTGCCCCGCTACACCACTGTTGCAGGTATTCCTGTAACCGAGTTGGTTGAAGCTGGAAAGCTTGCCGCAATTGTTGACCGTACCACAAACGGAGGAGCCGAACTTGTTAAACTGATGGGGACTTCAGCCTGGTATGCACCGGGAGCCGCAGCTGCACAAATGGCTGAATCAATAGCACATGACGAAAAACGCATATTCCCATGTTGTGTTTATTTACAAGGACAATACGGTTTAAATGAAATTTTTCTTGGTGTTCCGGTGGTTTTGGGTAAATCAGGCATAGAAAAAATCATCGAACTCGACTTAAACGAAGAAGAAAAATCCCTTCTAAATTCTTCTGCGGCATCAGTAAAATCAGTCATGGATGTTCTTGATGGCATGAAGTTGTTCGGATAA
- a CDS encoding glutamine--tRNA ligase/YqeY domain fusion protein, which translates to MSAPETNSQLNFIEEIIEEDLKTGKYQGRVHTRFPPEPNGYLHIGHAKSICLNFGLALKYKGLSNLRYDDTNPEKEEVEYVNSIKDDIRWLGFSWEDREYYASDYYDILYQKAVELIKNDKAYVDHSTSEEMAVQKGTPTSPGTESPYRNRPIEESLILFEQMVTGKIEEGTCTLRAKIDMTSPNMHLRDPVIYRIKKTPHHRTGTKWAAYPMYDFAHGISDSLEGITHSICTLEFEVHRPLYDWFLITLGMYRPQQIEFARLNLTYTIMSKRNLRMLVEEGYVNGWDDPRMPTISALRRRGYTPEAIREFAKRVGVARRENMIDVGLLEFCVREHANLISKRVMVVTHPLKVIIINYPEFQTELLETENNPEDPNAGTRLIPLSREIYIEQDDFMENPPKKYFRLFPGGEVRLKSAYIIRCEEAIKDDDGNITELHCTYFPDSKSGEDTSGKKVKGTLHWVAANQALPVELRIYDRLFNISEPGSFEGDIRTCINPDSLQVIYPAYAEKSLKEAELSDRFQFIRKGYFCLDTDSNEQKLIFNQTVGLKDSWAKQQEKES; encoded by the coding sequence ATGTCCGCACCCGAGACCAATTCACAGTTAAATTTTATAGAAGAAATAATTGAGGAAGATTTAAAAACCGGTAAATATCAAGGTCGGGTTCATACCCGATTTCCGCCTGAACCAAACGGCTATTTACATATCGGACATGCTAAATCTATTTGTCTCAATTTCGGGCTTGCATTAAAATATAAAGGACTGAGCAATCTGCGCTATGACGATACCAATCCTGAAAAGGAAGAAGTAGAATATGTTAATTCAATCAAAGATGATATTCGTTGGTTGGGTTTTTCGTGGGAAGACCGCGAGTATTATGCCTCTGATTATTATGATATTTTATATCAAAAAGCAGTCGAACTAATAAAAAATGACAAGGCTTATGTTGACCATTCTACTTCTGAAGAAATGGCAGTTCAAAAAGGAACTCCCACTTCCCCGGGAACAGAAAGCCCGTATCGTAATCGGCCAATTGAAGAAAGTCTGATTCTTTTTGAACAGATGGTAACGGGAAAAATTGAAGAAGGCACCTGCACCCTTAGGGCAAAAATTGACATGACCTCACCTAACATGCACTTACGTGACCCGGTCATTTACCGTATTAAAAAAACACCCCACCATCGCACAGGTACTAAATGGGCAGCCTATCCCATGTACGATTTTGCTCATGGAATTTCTGACTCATTAGAGGGCATCACGCATTCCATTTGTACTTTGGAGTTTGAAGTTCATCGCCCTCTTTACGACTGGTTTTTAATAACCCTCGGCATGTACCGTCCACAACAAATTGAATTTGCAAGGTTAAACCTTACTTATACGATCATGAGTAAGCGTAACTTGCGGATGTTGGTAGAAGAGGGGTATGTAAATGGATGGGATGACCCAAGAATGCCAACTATTTCTGCACTTCGCAGAAGAGGATATACTCCCGAAGCTATCAGAGAGTTTGCCAAAAGAGTAGGTGTCGCACGTCGTGAAAATATGATAGATGTCGGTTTGCTTGAGTTTTGCGTTCGTGAACATGCAAATCTTATTTCCAAAAGGGTCATGGTAGTAACACATCCACTGAAAGTTATTATAATCAATTATCCTGAGTTTCAAACCGAACTTCTCGAAACTGAAAATAATCCGGAAGATCCCAATGCGGGTACAAGGCTAATTCCTTTAAGTCGTGAGATTTATATAGAACAGGATGATTTTATGGAAAACCCGCCAAAAAAATACTTCCGCTTGTTTCCCGGTGGCGAAGTGCGGTTAAAAAGTGCTTATATTATCCGTTGTGAAGAAGCCATAAAAGATGATGACGGGAATATTACAGAATTGCATTGTACTTATTTTCCTGACTCGAAAAGTGGTGAAGATACAAGTGGAAAAAAGGTAAAAGGAACCCTTCATTGGGTTGCTGCTAATCAAGCCCTGCCTGTAGAACTCAGAATATACGACCGATTGTTTAATATTTCTGAACCCGGAAGTTTTGAAGGTGATATCCGAACTTGCATCAATCCCGATTCGTTACAAGTCATTTACCCGGCCTACGCTGAAAAAAGCCTGAAAGAAGCTGAGCTAAGTGACCGGTTTCAGTTTATAAGAAAGGGGTATTTTTGCTTAGATACCGATTCGAACGAACAAAAACTAATTTTTAACCAAACAGTTGGGTTAAAAGACAGTTGGGCAAAACAGCAGGAAAAGGAAAGCTGA
- a CDS encoding protein serine/threonine phosphatase 2C family protein: MKLTIKTPQIITEAGKQTENLDYVLPGTVENLSLSRLFILCDGIGPTRKGNNVARLTGNLFYEYITHINPPKQRLGQVYINDALRYVERKLWNEIKDNNLKQGMGCSMLLMYINADDSISVAWVGNIRAYHVREKQIIFETEDHLTVLRENGRNIAVEPRIISGIEPAWASVSIISDIQTNDYFLLCTQGIYETFDNRNIKYLLSQGDGSDNTNAAIADKMRELCLQNWEDDFTFVLIGIKEGITVPQAISNSIGSNITENSKSQNALRLDHLPSGIIRKKDKKNYQSNKRPLFSGSGGGLGSSTPTKAGIIVLLIVLAIITAFAYKFFISKPEDVFKNHLTKADTFFENGNYEDAIEHYTNALSIKLPDSSSFPVIREKIKLTKLALLEKQAEQLFNVQNWVKAKAKYVEILKITPEDTLISQQIEVLEQTIDFEKQNLISKADTLFNLKDYESSKQLLYEALYYDQTNEKILEQINLCNQFLNTQTVSMSVAVNMAVKMDSLGEFKANRLSIFTTKPNLTVLESGDIYEHEPNPENIYTTPIPVSIEYSTNKFNELVKKGDDAMQSADFETAKLRYTEALTHKRSAEIEAKLNSIEQAGFTKKYHEIISLADNAYNKGTFETARNFYLEALKYKSNDDYATNRAEECNEKLAASTSSAQVKTEKYNRLIEEANAAFNEQNYSTAKNKFKEALQISTADITNINAKIAECESRIENLQSDSSSKKLKKAEKICKSDNFGLECYNHLKQNKLLYTIDPQILLNLSRFFESSDPEKSRECLNIANNRKE; encoded by the coding sequence ATGAAACTGACTATAAAAACGCCACAGATTATTACTGAGGCAGGAAAACAAACAGAAAATCTGGACTATGTGTTGCCTGGAACAGTAGAAAATCTGTCCCTTTCCAGGCTATTTATTCTTTGTGACGGAATTGGACCAACCCGAAAGGGAAACAATGTAGCACGTCTTACCGGCAATTTGTTTTACGAATACATCACGCATATCAATCCGCCTAAACAAAGATTAGGTCAGGTATATATAAACGATGCATTAAGATATGTAGAACGAAAACTTTGGAATGAAATAAAAGACAACAACCTAAAGCAGGGCATGGGTTGTAGTATGTTGTTGATGTATATCAATGCAGACGATTCTATTTCTGTCGCCTGGGTTGGAAACATCCGCGCCTATCATGTGCGGGAAAAACAAATTATTTTTGAAACGGAGGATCATTTAACAGTTCTTCGCGAAAACGGGAGAAATATTGCAGTCGAACCAAGAATAATTTCGGGAATTGAGCCTGCCTGGGCTAGTGTTTCTATCATTTCTGATATTCAAACTAACGACTATTTTTTGCTTTGTACTCAAGGGATATATGAAACTTTTGACAACAGGAACATTAAATATCTGCTTTCCCAAGGAGATGGCTCTGATAATACCAATGCAGCTATTGCTGATAAAATGAGAGAACTTTGTTTGCAAAACTGGGAAGATGATTTTACGTTTGTCTTAATAGGAATTAAAGAGGGAATAACTGTACCTCAGGCAATTTCAAATTCAATTGGTTCAAATATAACCGAAAATTCAAAATCTCAGAATGCGCTGCGATTAGATCATCTTCCGAGCGGAATTATCCGAAAAAAAGACAAAAAGAACTATCAATCCAATAAACGCCCCTTGTTTTCAGGTAGTGGAGGCGGGTTAGGATCTTCCACTCCAACAAAAGCCGGTATCATTGTTTTATTGATAGTTTTGGCTATTATCACAGCTTTTGCCTATAAGTTTTTTATATCAAAACCGGAAGATGTTTTTAAAAACCATCTCACAAAAGCAGATACTTTTTTTGAAAACGGTAATTATGAAGATGCGATTGAGCACTATACTAACGCATTGTCTATCAAACTGCCGGACTCTTCCTCTTTTCCTGTCATCCGGGAAAAAATAAAATTAACTAAACTCGCTTTGCTTGAAAAACAAGCAGAACAATTGTTTAATGTACAAAATTGGGTGAAAGCCAAGGCCAAATATGTTGAAATTCTCAAAATTACTCCGGAAGATACACTGATAAGCCAACAGATAGAGGTACTTGAGCAAACCATTGATTTTGAAAAACAGAATCTCATTTCAAAAGCAGATACTTTATTTAACCTGAAAGATTACGAAAGTTCCAAGCAATTGCTCTATGAAGCTTTATATTATGATCAAACAAATGAAAAAATTTTGGAACAAATTAATCTTTGCAATCAGTTTCTTAATACCCAAACCGTCAGCATGTCTGTTGCCGTCAATATGGCTGTAAAAATGGATTCTTTAGGTGAATTTAAAGCTAATCGTTTGTCAATATTCACAACAAAACCAAATCTTACAGTTTTAGAATCTGGTGATATTTATGAACATGAGCCAAACCCGGAAAATATCTATACCACTCCTATTCCAGTTTCGATTGAATATTCGACTAATAAATTTAACGAATTGGTAAAGAAGGGAGATGATGCAATGCAATCGGCCGACTTTGAAACTGCCAAACTCAGATATACGGAAGCTCTGACACATAAAAGATCCGCTGAAATAGAAGCAAAACTAAACAGCATTGAACAAGCAGGATTTACCAAAAAATATCACGAAATAATTTCACTTGCCGATAATGCATATAACAAAGGCACTTTTGAAACAGCAAGAAATTTTTACTTAGAGGCTTTGAAATACAAGTCAAATGACGATTATGCTACCAATAGAGCAGAAGAATGTAATGAAAAACTTGCTGCCTCTACAAGTTCGGCACAAGTCAAAACTGAAAAATATAACCGTTTGATTGAAGAAGCAAACGCAGCATTTAATGAACAAAACTATTCAACAGCAAAAAATAAATTTAAAGAGGCTTTACAGATTTCGACTGCAGATATTACCAATATCAATGCAAAAATAGCAGAATGTGAAAGCCGGATAGAAAACTTGCAATCTGACAGTTCCTCTAAAAAATTGAAGAAAGCTGAAAAAATATGTAAATCCGATAATTTTGGACTAGAATGTTATAACCACCTGAAACAAAACAAACTTCTTTATACCATAGACCCCCAAATACTGCTCAATTTGAGCCGGTTTTTTGAATCATCAGACCCTGAAAAATCTCGCGAGTGTTTGAACATTGCAAATAACAGAAAAGAATAA